A genomic stretch from Quadrisphaera setariae includes:
- a CDS encoding ATP-binding cassette domain-containing protein: MREHAPLTWRRLSGWGSAVALALAVLAAVAETIGTVVAGSLADGPTTPAVALLAVLLIGSAVLDMVGRTGFSTVVGRAEGRLRSDLLDAALRQPLTALESQGVGELLDRVDDDTRQLAQLVRQTGWQLGRALLRSVLAWVVAGLTFWPAWFAFPLVAALAYLWVHKLTPVVAARKTEEELAWSDSATQLEESVAGRDDVRTSLGQAHVLAQFSARSAEVLRRCARTCRAATTVGLRTGLVLHALLAALALAGVWLVTGGQLGLPLLITQWLLVTTFVGRLGEVANHLPEVQEGLGALTRIRSLMAADREPADGAPVPAASGDPVRDGVEVRGLSFTYGEGFTLAIDSLVVPAGTSCAVVGRSGAGKSTFAKLLSRAVEPPPGTVLVSGQDVVATELGSLRRAVGVVTQRTEVLSATLEENITLFAPVPRERVQAAVADLGISEWVASLPDGLDTRLGASGATLSAGEEQLVAFARLLVRDVRVVVLDEATARMDPQTEQLVTRASQRLLAGRTGVVIAHRLSTTRWCDAVAVLDSGRLVQHGPRAALATTIGPFRDLLVASGTERPRGTDPAATTSAASGVGSATAVLVAPAPASSALVTRRERRDPRPAPPAPRPSLARHVAELLVVHPQWGLVGTFAFLAVTMLGAYGALTGWAWGQLVVSLEAGGRPWGLAALVATCLLLTPVGIALAFRVYPMWWSAATLRLRLAVLRGQTEQRRLRRTPPGEVAARALDSDRLIIYVDRWVDVFIGAAAVLATGLFNASATASLVAGGVLVLSALTAAAGAPAAGRAGRVAGDERARFGKELVSTLEAVRTVKLAAAVQAVQGHLQVVDARRVEASVREQRIRSLLEGVPGVLVQVGVVTAWVLFLTGVWGLGTALAVATAVSGFGWFGIVAGAAVVEMPIARTWLRAASELSGRADLVALPPSVDLVAGTAPSPAPAGRVALRRLQLEGVTAVHDDGTVGVRDVTLSVEAGSLVLLVGRVGSGKSSLLSALVGLVDHEGAIRWNDTEVGDPQLFLRPGQVAHVAQVPRVLSGTFTDNVTLGHDRGSVSLGSAIRDARLDRDVREAGGTGALVGHRGVRLSGGQVQRLALARALATEAELVVADDVSSALDAKTELELWSALRERGATVVGCSAKRSALALADVVVVLEDGQVAATGPWSELSEEWGHLAG; this comes from the coding sequence GTGCGCGAGCACGCGCCGCTGACGTGGCGTCGTCTGTCCGGCTGGGGCAGCGCAGTCGCCCTGGCGCTCGCGGTGCTCGCCGCGGTGGCCGAGACGATCGGCACGGTGGTCGCCGGGTCCCTGGCCGACGGCCCCACCACACCCGCGGTGGCGCTGCTCGCGGTGCTGCTCATCGGCTCCGCCGTGCTGGACATGGTCGGCCGCACGGGCTTCTCGACCGTCGTCGGCCGCGCCGAGGGCCGGCTGCGCTCCGACCTGCTCGACGCCGCGCTGCGCCAGCCGCTCACCGCCCTGGAGTCCCAGGGCGTCGGCGAGCTGCTCGACAGGGTCGACGACGACACCCGCCAGCTCGCCCAGCTGGTCCGCCAGACCGGCTGGCAGCTGGGCCGCGCGCTGCTGCGCTCCGTGCTCGCCTGGGTGGTCGCGGGGCTGACGTTCTGGCCGGCGTGGTTCGCGTTCCCGCTGGTCGCGGCCCTGGCGTACCTGTGGGTGCACAAGCTCACCCCGGTGGTCGCCGCGCGCAAGACCGAGGAGGAGCTCGCCTGGTCCGACTCCGCCACCCAGCTGGAGGAGTCCGTCGCCGGCCGCGACGACGTCCGCACCTCCCTCGGGCAGGCGCACGTGCTCGCCCAGTTCTCCGCGCGCTCCGCGGAGGTGCTGCGCCGCTGCGCCCGCACCTGCCGCGCCGCCACCACCGTCGGCCTGCGGACCGGCCTCGTGCTGCACGCGCTGCTCGCCGCCCTCGCGCTCGCGGGCGTGTGGCTGGTCACCGGAGGCCAGCTCGGGCTCCCGCTGCTCATCACGCAGTGGCTGCTCGTCACCACGTTCGTGGGCCGCCTCGGCGAGGTGGCCAACCACCTGCCCGAGGTGCAGGAGGGCCTGGGGGCCCTCACCCGCATCCGCTCCCTCATGGCCGCTGACCGAGAGCCCGCCGACGGCGCGCCCGTGCCGGCCGCGTCGGGGGACCCGGTGCGCGACGGCGTGGAGGTGCGCGGCCTGAGCTTCACCTACGGCGAGGGCTTCACCCTGGCGATCGACTCCCTCGTGGTGCCCGCCGGCACGTCGTGCGCGGTGGTCGGGCGCAGCGGCGCGGGCAAGTCGACCTTCGCCAAGCTGCTCTCCCGAGCCGTGGAGCCGCCGCCCGGCACCGTGCTGGTCTCCGGGCAGGACGTCGTGGCCACCGAGCTCGGCTCGCTGCGCCGCGCCGTCGGCGTGGTCACCCAGCGCACCGAGGTGCTGAGCGCGACCCTCGAGGAGAACATCACGCTCTTCGCGCCCGTCCCGCGCGAGCGGGTCCAGGCCGCCGTCGCCGACCTCGGCATCAGCGAGTGGGTCGCCTCCCTGCCGGACGGGCTCGACACCCGCCTGGGCGCCTCCGGTGCGACGCTGTCCGCGGGCGAGGAGCAGCTGGTCGCCTTCGCGCGCCTGCTCGTGCGAGACGTCCGCGTCGTCGTCCTCGACGAGGCCACCGCCCGCATGGACCCCCAGACCGAGCAGCTGGTCACCCGGGCCTCCCAGCGCCTGCTCGCCGGGCGCACCGGCGTGGTCATCGCCCACCGCCTCTCCACCACCCGCTGGTGCGACGCGGTGGCCGTGCTCGACTCCGGCCGCCTCGTCCAGCACGGCCCGCGCGCCGCGCTGGCCACCACCATCGGGCCCTTCCGCGACCTCCTCGTGGCCTCCGGCACCGAGCGCCCCCGCGGCACGGACCCGGCGGCGACGACGAGCGCGGCCAGCGGCGTCGGCTCCGCGACAGCCGTGCTGGTGGCGCCGGCTCCTGCGTCGTCGGCGCTGGTGACCCGGCGCGAGCGGCGGGACCCGCGCCCGGCGCCCCCGGCTCCCCGGCCGAGCCTGGCGCGGCACGTGGCCGAGCTGCTCGTCGTGCACCCCCAGTGGGGCCTGGTCGGCACCTTCGCCTTCCTCGCCGTGACGATGCTCGGCGCCTACGGCGCGCTCACGGGCTGGGCGTGGGGCCAGCTGGTGGTGTCGCTGGAGGCCGGCGGGCGGCCGTGGGGCCTCGCTGCGCTCGTGGCCACCTGCCTGCTGCTGACCCCGGTGGGCATCGCGCTCGCCTTCCGCGTCTACCCGATGTGGTGGTCGGCGGCCACGCTGCGGCTGCGCCTGGCGGTGCTGCGCGGCCAGACCGAGCAGCGGCGCCTGCGCCGCACGCCCCCCGGCGAGGTGGCCGCCCGCGCCCTCGACAGCGACCGCCTCATCATCTACGTGGACCGGTGGGTCGACGTCTTCATCGGTGCTGCCGCGGTGCTCGCCACCGGCCTGTTCAACGCCAGCGCCACGGCGTCGCTGGTCGCCGGCGGGGTGCTGGTGCTGTCGGCGCTGACCGCGGCTGCGGGCGCCCCCGCCGCCGGCCGCGCCGGGCGGGTCGCCGGCGACGAGCGCGCCCGGTTCGGCAAGGAGCTGGTGAGCACCCTCGAGGCCGTCCGCACGGTCAAGCTCGCCGCTGCCGTCCAGGCCGTGCAGGGGCACCTGCAGGTGGTCGACGCGCGCCGTGTGGAGGCCAGCGTGCGCGAGCAGCGCATCCGCAGCCTCCTCGAGGGCGTCCCGGGCGTGCTCGTGCAGGTCGGTGTGGTCACCGCCTGGGTGCTGTTCCTCACCGGGGTCTGGGGCCTGGGCACCGCGCTGGCGGTCGCGACGGCCGTCTCCGGCTTCGGGTGGTTCGGCATCGTGGCGGGCGCCGCGGTGGTCGAGATGCCCATCGCCCGCACCTGGCTGCGCGCCGCCAGCGAGCTGTCGGGGCGAGCCGACCTCGTGGCGCTGCCGCCCTCGGTCGACCTCGTCGCCGGCACCGCCCCCTCCCCGGCCCCCGCGGGCCGGGTGGCGCTGCGGCGGCTGCAGCTCGAGGGGGTCACCGCGGTCCACGACGACGGCACCGTCGGCGTGCGCGACGTGACGCTGTCGGTGGAGGCCGGGTCGCTGGTGCTGCTGGTCGGCCGCGTGGGCTCGGGCAAGTCGAGCCTGCTGTCGGCGCTGGTCGGCCTGGTGGACCACGAGGGCGCCATCCGCTGGAACGACACCGAGGTCGGCGACCCGCAGCTGTTCCTGCGCCCCGGCCAGGTCGCGCACGTCGCGCAGGTCCCGCGGGTGCTCTCGGGCACCTTCACCGACAACGTCACCCTCGGGCACGACAGGGGCTCGGTGAGCCTGGGCAGCGCCATCCGCGACGCCCGCCTCGACCGGGACGTCCGCGAGGCCGGCGGCACCGGCGCCCTGGTCGGGCACCGCGGCGTGCGGCTGTCCGGCGGGCAGGTGCAGCGGCTCGCGCTCGCCCGCGCGCTGGCCACCGAGGCCGAGCTCGTCGTCGCCGACGACGTCTCCTCCGCGCTGGACGCCAAGACCGAGCTGGAGCTGTGGTCGGCGCTGCGCGAGCGGGGCGCCACGGTGGTCGGGTGCAGCGCCAAGCGCAGCGCCCTCGCGCTGGCCGACGTCGTCGTCGTCCTCGAGGACGGTCAGGTGGCGGCCACCGGGCCGTGGTCGGAGCTGTCCGAGGAGTGGGGCCACCTCGCCGGCTGA
- the serC gene encoding phosphoserine transaminase gives MHAVTSSDTSSSGTPAAGVPTITVPPSLLPRDGRFGSGPSKVRDDQVAAIAGVGRTVLGTSHRQLPVRSLVARTRAGMTDLFSLPDGYEVVLGNGGSTTFWDVATTCLVRERAQHLVLGAFSEKFAKATAAAPFLAAPDVRRSEPFSAPTAEAEPGVDAYAYPHNETSTGVVLPVVRPSGLAEDDDALVLVDATSAAGGVPVDASRCDAYYFAPQKSFGSDGGLWLALLSPAAIARAEELQPGRWVPGSLDLLAALAESQREQTVNTPAVATLLMLAEQVEWMLDRGGLEWAAARSAESASRLYEWAEASQYARPAVRDRTLRSPVVGTIDLDPSVDAAAVRAVLRANGVVDVEPYRGLGGNQLRVGMFPAVDPHDVSALTACVDHVVSALS, from the coding sequence ATGCACGCCGTGACCTCCTCCGACACCTCGAGCTCGGGCACCCCTGCGGCGGGTGTGCCCACCATCACCGTGCCGCCGTCGCTGCTGCCCCGCGACGGCCGGTTCGGCTCCGGGCCGTCCAAGGTCCGCGACGACCAGGTGGCCGCCATCGCCGGGGTCGGCCGCACCGTGCTGGGCACGTCGCACCGCCAGCTGCCCGTGCGCTCGCTGGTCGCCCGCACCCGCGCGGGCATGACCGACCTGTTCTCCCTGCCCGACGGGTACGAGGTGGTGCTCGGCAACGGCGGCTCGACGACCTTCTGGGACGTCGCCACCACGTGCCTGGTCCGTGAGCGCGCGCAGCACCTGGTGCTGGGGGCGTTCAGCGAGAAGTTCGCGAAGGCGACGGCGGCCGCGCCGTTCCTGGCGGCGCCCGACGTGCGCCGCTCGGAGCCGTTCAGCGCGCCCACCGCCGAGGCGGAGCCCGGGGTGGACGCGTACGCCTACCCCCACAACGAGACCTCCACGGGCGTGGTGCTGCCGGTGGTCCGCCCGTCGGGGCTGGCGGAGGACGACGACGCGCTGGTGCTCGTCGACGCGACGTCCGCCGCGGGCGGGGTGCCGGTGGACGCCTCGAGGTGCGACGCGTACTACTTCGCGCCGCAGAAGTCGTTCGGGTCCGACGGCGGGCTGTGGCTGGCGCTGCTGTCCCCCGCCGCGATCGCGCGGGCGGAGGAGCTGCAGCCGGGCCGCTGGGTGCCGGGGTCGCTGGACCTGCTCGCGGCGCTGGCGGAGAGCCAGCGGGAGCAGACGGTGAACACGCCCGCCGTGGCGACGCTGCTCATGCTCGCCGAGCAGGTGGAGTGGATGCTCGACCGCGGCGGCCTGGAGTGGGCGGCCGCGCGGTCGGCGGAGTCCGCCTCGCGGCTGTACGAGTGGGCCGAGGCCAGCCAGTACGCGCGCCCCGCGGTGCGCGACCGCACGCTGCGCTCGCCGGTGGTCGGCACCATCGACCTCGACCCGTCGGTCGACGCCGCCGCCGTCCGCGCCGTGCTGCGCGCGAACGGCGTGGTGGACGTCGAGCCGTACCGCGGGCTGGGCGGCAACCAGCTGCGCGTGGGCATGTTCCCCGCCGTCGACCCCCACGACGTCTCTGCGCTGACGGCGTGCGTCGACCACGTGGTGTCCGCCCTGTCCTGA
- the pdxH gene encoding pyridoxamine 5'-phosphate oxidase, with the protein MESPDVNSELAEHRVDYSDAGLDAADLAPAPLEQFHRWWDEASSDPRIAEPNAVVLATVDAGGLPDARTVLLKGADARGFVFYTNLGSAKARQLAAAPHAALVLPWHPQQRQVRVRGEVEQVSRDESAAYFATRPRGSQLGAHASRQSAEVASREDLARAYEAAAARFPEPGAVPLPDGWGGFLVRPVEVELWVGRRSRLHDRLVYLSVTGEPAPLDDAGAWRVVRRQP; encoded by the coding sequence GTGGAGAGCCCGGACGTGAACAGCGAGCTGGCGGAGCACCGCGTGGACTACTCCGACGCGGGCCTGGACGCCGCCGACCTCGCTCCCGCCCCGCTGGAGCAGTTCCACCGCTGGTGGGACGAGGCGAGCTCCGACCCGAGGATCGCCGAGCCGAACGCCGTGGTCCTCGCCACCGTCGACGCCGGCGGCCTCCCCGACGCGCGCACGGTGCTGCTCAAGGGCGCCGACGCCCGCGGGTTCGTGTTCTACACCAACCTCGGCTCCGCCAAGGCCCGTCAGCTGGCCGCGGCGCCGCACGCGGCGCTCGTGCTGCCGTGGCACCCGCAGCAGCGGCAGGTGCGCGTGCGCGGTGAGGTCGAGCAGGTCAGCCGCGACGAGAGCGCCGCCTACTTCGCCACCCGCCCGCGCGGTTCGCAGCTGGGCGCCCACGCCTCCCGGCAGAGCGCGGAGGTGGCCTCCAGGGAGGACCTGGCACGCGCGTACGAGGCGGCCGCGGCGCGCTTCCCCGAACCCGGGGCCGTGCCGCTGCCCGACGGGTGGGGCGGGTTCCTCGTGCGGCCGGTGGAGGTGGAGCTGTGGGTGGGGCGCCGCTCGCGCCTGCACGACCGGCTCGTCTACCTCTCGGTGACCGGGGAGCCGGCGCCCCTGGACGACGCCGGCGCGTGGAGGGTCGTCCGCCGCCAGCCCTGA
- a CDS encoding PIG-L deacetylase family protein, which translates to MPGLPEDFDRVLCVVAHPDDVEYGTAAAVARWTAAGKQVVYAMATSGEAGIDTVAPAKAGPLREAEELASAGAVGVREVEFFRHRDGRLTESLELRSDIARAIRQHRPHLVVTINHHDTWGPGTWNSADHRALGRTVLDGVADAANRWIFPELGHEGFAPWKGVRRVVVANSTSPTHVVDITDTVEAGVAALALHEEYFRALDPDVPVRRQAEKVYEQVVRRDQPGWEGRSVLAVELALTL; encoded by the coding sequence CTGCCCGGCCTCCCCGAGGACTTCGACCGGGTGCTGTGCGTGGTGGCGCACCCCGACGACGTCGAGTACGGCACCGCGGCGGCCGTGGCCCGCTGGACGGCGGCGGGCAAGCAGGTCGTCTACGCGATGGCGACCTCCGGCGAGGCGGGCATCGACACGGTGGCCCCCGCCAAGGCGGGTCCGCTGCGCGAGGCCGAGGAGCTGGCCAGCGCCGGCGCCGTGGGCGTGCGGGAGGTGGAGTTCTTCCGCCACCGCGACGGCCGCCTCACCGAGAGCCTCGAGCTCCGCAGCGACATCGCCCGCGCGATCCGCCAGCACCGCCCGCACCTCGTCGTCACGATCAACCACCACGACACGTGGGGGCCGGGCACGTGGAACTCCGCCGACCACCGCGCGCTGGGCCGCACGGTGCTCGACGGCGTGGCCGACGCCGCCAACCGCTGGATCTTCCCCGAGCTCGGCCACGAGGGCTTCGCGCCGTGGAAGGGCGTGCGCCGCGTCGTCGTCGCGAACAGCACCTCCCCCACCCACGTCGTCGACATCACCGACACCGTGGAGGCCGGCGTCGCGGCGCTGGCGCTGCACGAGGAGTACTTCCGCGCGCTCGACCCGGACGTCCCGGTGCGCCGGCAGGCCGAGAAGGTCTACGAGCAGGTGGTCCGCCGCGACCAGCCGGGCTGGGAGGGCCGCTCCGTGCTCGCCGTGGAGCTCGCCCTCACCCTGTGA
- a CDS encoding MFS transporter, which yields MPALLLDTAPLRSSPEYRRLWTGLTLAGVGSQLGVTAVALQVYDLTGSSFAVGLVGLVSFVPLVVLGLYGGALVDAHDRRRVVVLSSVGLLVASVLIAAQAWLDVGSVALLLGLVALQSAAFAVNSPARTAIIPMLVPAEQLPAANALGTLSMNLGVTVGPLVGGLLVGTVGFGPAYTIDVVTLLVALATVLSLPPLPPAGGARKAGLASVLEGLRLLKGWRNVRTTFLLDICAMVLSQPRALFPAVGAVLIGGGATTAGVLASSVAVGSVLASLVSGPLGRVHRHGVAIAVSVAAWGAAIVAFGLVLLLAAPSHAAEGTVTTTAVPWTSWHLWGACAALAAAGAADAVSSVFRQTVLQSAAPDWARGRLQGVFIVVVAGGPRLGDLVAGADADALGEALAAVVGGVACVLAVVVLMAWQRGFLRYDARDPVP from the coding sequence ATGCCCGCCCTGCTCCTCGACACGGCCCCGCTGCGCTCCTCCCCGGAGTACCGGCGCCTGTGGACCGGCCTCACCCTCGCCGGGGTCGGCAGCCAGCTCGGCGTCACCGCCGTCGCGCTGCAGGTCTACGACCTCACCGGCTCGTCCTTCGCCGTCGGCCTCGTCGGCCTGGTCTCCTTCGTGCCGCTCGTGGTGCTCGGCCTGTACGGCGGCGCCCTGGTCGACGCTCACGACCGCCGCCGCGTCGTGGTGCTCTCCTCGGTGGGGCTGCTCGTCGCCTCGGTGCTCATCGCCGCCCAGGCGTGGCTCGACGTCGGCTCCGTGGCGCTGCTGCTCGGGCTGGTGGCCCTGCAGAGCGCCGCCTTCGCGGTCAACTCGCCCGCGCGCACCGCGATCATCCCCATGCTCGTGCCCGCCGAGCAGCTGCCCGCAGCCAACGCGCTCGGCACCCTGTCGATGAACCTCGGCGTCACGGTCGGACCGCTGGTCGGCGGCCTGCTGGTGGGAACGGTCGGCTTCGGGCCCGCCTACACGATCGACGTGGTCACCCTCCTCGTGGCCCTGGCGACCGTGCTCAGCCTCCCGCCGCTGCCCCCGGCCGGCGGGGCCCGGAAGGCCGGCCTGGCCAGCGTGCTGGAGGGTCTGCGCCTGCTCAAGGGGTGGCGCAACGTCCGCACGACGTTCCTGCTGGACATCTGCGCCATGGTGCTCAGCCAGCCGCGCGCCCTGTTCCCCGCCGTGGGCGCGGTGCTCATCGGGGGAGGGGCGACGACGGCGGGCGTGCTCGCCTCGTCCGTGGCCGTCGGGTCCGTCCTCGCGAGCCTCGTGTCCGGGCCGCTGGGCCGCGTCCACCGCCACGGGGTCGCCATCGCGGTGTCGGTGGCGGCCTGGGGAGCCGCGATCGTGGCGTTCGGCCTGGTGCTGCTGCTCGCCGCGCCGTCGCACGCGGCGGAGGGCACCGTCACCACCACGGCCGTGCCGTGGACCTCGTGGCACCTGTGGGGGGCGTGCGCCGCCCTCGCCGCTGCCGGCGCCGCCGACGCCGTCAGCTCGGTGTTCCGCCAGACGGTGCTGCAGTCGGCCGCGCCCGACTGGGCCCGCGGGCGCCTGCAGGGCGTCTTCATCGTGGTGGTGGCCGGTGGCCCCCGCCTGGGCGACCTCGTGGCCGGCGCAGACGCCGACGCCCTCGGTGAGGCGCTGGCGGCGGTGGTCGGCGGCGTGGCGTGCGTGCTCGCCGTCGTCGTCCTCATGGCGTGGCAGCGGGGCTTCCTGCGCTACGACGCCCGCGATCCCGTCCCCTAG
- a CDS encoding HD domain-containing protein has product MTDLDARLGSALAELPLKEMEGALLAAALLRAAEPLDASGAVRRAVELAAYAHRDATRARRGPLPRDSYITHPLRGALRLHRWGVRDVDVLVAAVLHDVVEDAAPDLLDLVGLPVPADDDEGGAAQAAASALRDVVAPAFGARVAAVVEAVSNPPGPRPEDPEARRRAYRDHVLEAVRGDAAALLVKTSDLYDNAGSLHHHAGEHPEQVRRLAAKYAPLLRPVREELARVRPLPEDVLEELLTDLRGIEEGLEQLLSASSTSGPPR; this is encoded by the coding sequence GTGACGGACCTCGACGCCCGCCTCGGGAGCGCGCTGGCCGAGCTGCCGCTCAAGGAGATGGAGGGCGCCCTGCTCGCCGCGGCGCTGCTGCGCGCCGCCGAGCCGCTCGACGCCTCGGGAGCGGTCAGGAGGGCGGTGGAGCTGGCCGCCTACGCCCACCGCGACGCCACCCGCGCCCGCCGCGGCCCCCTCCCGCGCGACAGCTACATCACCCACCCCCTGCGCGGGGCGCTGAGGCTGCACCGCTGGGGGGTGCGCGACGTCGACGTGCTGGTGGCGGCGGTGCTGCACGACGTCGTCGAGGACGCCGCCCCGGACCTGCTGGACCTGGTGGGCCTGCCGGTCCCCGCCGACGACGACGAGGGCGGCGCCGCGCAGGCCGCGGCGAGCGCGCTGCGCGACGTCGTCGCGCCGGCCTTCGGGGCGCGCGTGGCGGCCGTGGTCGAGGCGGTGAGCAACCCGCCCGGCCCCCGGCCCGAGGACCCCGAGGCGCGCCGGCGCGCCTACCGCGACCACGTGCTGGAGGCCGTGCGGGGCGACGCGGCCGCGCTGCTGGTCAAGACCAGCGACCTCTACGACAACGCCGGCTCGCTGCACCACCACGCGGGCGAGCACCCCGAGCAGGTGCGCCGCCTGGCCGCCAAGTACGCGCCCCTGCTGCGCCCCGTGCGCGAGGAGCTCGCCCGGGTGCGTCCGCTGCCCGAGGACGTGCTGGAGGAGCTGCTCACCGACCTGCGCGGCATCGAGGAGGGGCTGGAGCAGCTGCTCAGCGCGTCGTCGACGAGCGGTCCTCCTCGGTGA
- a CDS encoding VWA domain-containing protein has product MTADPTGTATTSVALAVVVDRSGSMHSIAEDAEGGVNAFVAEQRAQPGGGRLLLTQFDDAFDVVVDWVPLDEAPEYSLAPRGRTALLDAWGRTVVLLEERLETTPVGERPERVVVVVVTDGLENASVDWTRKGVEELTNRKQERDGWQFVFLAAGQDAIATASALGVPAGASLTYDADGRGTRAAYAAASRWVSAARAGAPGAAPRFTEEDRSSTTR; this is encoded by the coding sequence ATGACCGCAGACCCCACCGGCACCGCCACGACGAGCGTCGCGCTCGCCGTGGTCGTGGACCGCAGCGGCAGCATGCACAGCATCGCCGAGGACGCCGAGGGCGGCGTCAACGCGTTCGTCGCCGAGCAGCGCGCGCAGCCGGGCGGTGGCCGGCTCCTGCTGACGCAGTTCGACGACGCCTTCGACGTCGTCGTCGACTGGGTGCCGCTCGACGAGGCGCCGGAGTACTCCCTGGCGCCGCGGGGCCGCACCGCGCTGCTGGACGCGTGGGGACGCACCGTGGTGCTGCTGGAGGAGCGGCTCGAGACCACCCCCGTGGGCGAGCGCCCGGAGCGCGTCGTCGTGGTGGTGGTCACCGACGGGCTGGAGAACGCCTCGGTCGACTGGACCCGCAAGGGGGTGGAGGAGCTCACGAACCGCAAGCAGGAGCGCGACGGCTGGCAGTTCGTGTTCCTGGCCGCCGGCCAGGACGCCATCGCCACCGCCTCCGCCCTCGGCGTCCCGGCGGGGGCCTCCCTCACCTACGACGCCGACGGCCGGGGCACGCGCGCCGCCTACGCGGCGGCCAGCCGGTGGGTCAGCGCCGCGCGGGCCGGTGCGCCCGGAGCCGCACCGCGGTTCACCGAGGAGGACCGCTCGTCGACGACGCGCTGA
- a CDS encoding cryptochrome/photolyase family protein, which translates to MTSTVLWLRRDLRLRDHPALLAAAEEAGGSGVLPLFVLDPALLGPAGPTRTAWLFRSLRAWSASADGALVVRSGEPEDVVRQVAREVGAEHVHVTADAGPYGRARDERVEAALSGDGVGLVRTGTPYAIGPGTVVKGDGTPFQVFTPFSKAWTAHGHPEPATSPPADLRWVRRVDGEGVPDDPEEFTRADLRLPDVGEEAALHRWEAFQDRLDDYDTDRERPDRDGTSQLSAHLKYGEVHPRTLLADLAASRHSGTKGGQTFRTELIWREFYADVLWHRPDSAREYYRPQLAGMRFDDPARGDGKAHLEAWQAGRTGYPFVDAGMRQLLTEGWVHNRVRMVVASFLVKDLHLEWQLGARHFMRWLRDGDLSSNNHGWQWTAGSGTDAAPFFRVFNPVSQGEKFDPSGDYVRRYVPELRHLPGKAAHSPWDYAGGYDHGYPQRIVDHKAEREEALARYAAVRS; encoded by the coding sequence ATGACCTCGACCGTGCTCTGGCTGCGCCGCGACCTGCGCCTGCGCGACCACCCGGCCCTGCTCGCCGCGGCCGAGGAGGCCGGCGGCTCCGGCGTCCTGCCGCTGTTCGTGCTCGACCCGGCCCTCCTGGGCCCGGCGGGCCCCACCCGCACCGCGTGGCTGTTCCGGTCGCTGCGGGCGTGGTCGGCCAGCGCCGACGGCGCGCTCGTCGTCCGCTCCGGCGAGCCCGAGGACGTCGTGCGCCAGGTGGCCCGCGAGGTGGGCGCCGAGCACGTCCACGTGACCGCTGACGCCGGCCCCTACGGACGCGCTCGCGACGAGCGCGTCGAGGCCGCCCTGTCCGGCGACGGCGTGGGGCTGGTCCGCACGGGGACGCCCTACGCCATCGGCCCGGGCACGGTGGTGAAGGGGGACGGCACGCCCTTCCAGGTGTTCACCCCGTTCTCGAAGGCGTGGACGGCCCACGGGCACCCGGAGCCGGCCACCTCTCCCCCCGCTGACCTGCGCTGGGTGCGCCGCGTCGACGGCGAAGGAGTTCCGGACGACCCCGAGGAGTTCACGCGAGCTGACCTGCGGCTCCCCGACGTCGGCGAGGAAGCCGCGCTGCACCGCTGGGAGGCGTTCCAGGACCGTCTGGACGACTACGACACCGACCGCGAACGCCCCGACCGCGACGGCACCTCCCAGCTGTCCGCGCACCTGAAGTACGGGGAGGTGCACCCGCGCACGCTGCTCGCAGACCTCGCCGCGAGCCGGCACAGCGGGACGAAGGGCGGGCAGACCTTCCGCACCGAGCTCATCTGGCGGGAGTTCTACGCCGACGTCCTGTGGCACCGGCCCGACTCCGCCCGGGAGTACTACCGGCCGCAGCTGGCGGGCATGCGCTTCGACGACCCCGCCCGCGGGGACGGGAAGGCGCACCTGGAGGCGTGGCAGGCCGGGCGCACCGGCTACCCCTTCGTCGACGCCGGCATGCGGCAGCTGCTCACCGAGGGCTGGGTGCACAACCGGGTGCGGATGGTGGTGGCCAGCTTCCTCGTCAAGGACCTCCACCTCGAGTGGCAGCTCGGCGCACGGCACTTCATGCGCTGGCTGCGCGACGGCGACCTGTCGAGCAACAACCACGGCTGGCAGTGGACGGCGGGCTCGGGCACCGACGCGGCGCCCTTCTTCCGGGTGTTCAACCCCGTCAGCCAGGGCGAGAAGTTCGACCCCAGCGGCGACTACGTGCGCCGCTACGTGCCCGAGCTGCGCCACCTGCCCGGGAAGGCCGCGCACTCCCCGTGGGACTACGCCGGCGGCTACGACCACGGCTACCCTCAGCGCATCGTCGACCACAAGGCCGAGCGCGAGGAAGCGCTGGCGCGGTACGCCGCGGTCCGCTCGTGA